The nucleotide sequence ATACAATACCTTACTCTATTTACATTTTCTAAAGAAAATTGGGCACGACCTAAAAAAGAAGTAGAAATGTTAATGGACTTATTTGTTGCAACCATAAATAAGAATAAAAATAGTTTTTTAAAAAATGAAATTAAACTTCAAACTATAGGAAATACAAAAGACTTACCTAAAAAATCTCAAGAAATATTGGAAGAGATTATTGAAAAAACACAGTATAATAATAAATTAACACTGACACTTGCTCTAAGTTACAGCGGAAGAAGCGAAATACTATATGCTCTAAATTCAATAATAAAAAAAGGCTCAAAAAAAGAAATTATAAATGAAGCGATATTTAATAAATACTTACAAACTTCTAATATACCTGACCCCGAATTATTAATAAGAACAGGTGGTGAAAAAAGGATAAGTAATTTTTTACTTTGGCAAATTGCTTATTCTGAATTGTATTTTAGTGAAAAAAAATGGCCTGATTTTGATGAAGAAGAATTATATATGGCTATTTTTGAATACCAAAAAAGAGAGAGACGTTTTGGGAAAACAACTGAACAAATTGAAAATGAAAAGTTTTAACTTCATATTTATTTTAATATTAAATTGTTTTTTTGCTTTAGGACAACAGCAAACTACAAGCCAAAAATACATTTTAGGGGGTATCGAATTAACTGGCAATCATAATTTGGATAATCCTTCGATTTTAAGAATAATGAACCTATCTATTGGGCAAGAATTATCTGCACCAGGTGAAGAAATATCAAACGGAGTAAAAGCTCTTTGGAATCAAAATATTTTTTCAGACATACAAGTATGGAAACGTCAACAAGACAATAAAATAATAATTCTTGAAATTTATTTAGAAGCACTCCCTTCACTAACAAAATTCAAATTTATTGGGATTAAAAAGTCGGAAGAAGATGCATTAAGAGATAAAATTGACTTACAAATAGGTATGGCCGTAAGTTCTAGCTTATTATATAATACGAACCAAATAATAGAAAATC is from Flavobacteriales bacterium TMED191 and encodes:
- a CDS encoding isoprenyl transferase, with translation MNIYRQIIKNNIPEHIAIIMDGNGRWAKEKGKNRFSGHIQGVRSVNTIVKTAIKLNIQYLTLFTFSKENWARPKKEVEMLMDLFVATINKNKNSFLKNEIKLQTIGNTKDLPKKSQEILEEIIEKTQYNNKLTLTLALSYSGRSEILYALNSIIKKGSKKEIINEAIFNKYLQTSNIPDPELLIRTGGEKRISNFLLWQIAYSELYFSEKKWPDFDEEELYMAIFEYQKRERRFGKTTEQIENEKF